The Tenacibaculum jejuense genome includes a window with the following:
- a CDS encoding zinc-dependent metalloprotease: MNIKLLSRILIVLMTLGVTINADAQRRKKKNKKKEAKTVAPPKKRPKKGGIQPYAKVVTKKHKTDEGLFKVHEKDQAYLFEIPDSLLGKEMLMVTRIAKTASGIGFGGGKQNTQVLRWEKKHKKILLRVVSHSVVADSILPVHEAVVNSNFEPILFSFPIKAFSKDSTATVIDATPLFATDVKALGFPQSRRRQFKITRMDKTRSFVDRVSSYPKNIEVRHVKTYFSSQPPSNGSVGSISLELSNSMILLPEKPMKRRYFDRRVGWFARSQTDYGLEAQKSKSVRYLDRWRLEVKDEDIEKFKRGELVEPKKPIVYYIDRATPEKWRKYIKQGIEDWQVAFEAAGFKNAIIAKDPPSKEEDPDWSPEDVRYSVVRYLASPIPNANGPHVSDPRSGEILESDINWYHNVMTLLHNWYFIQTAAINPEARSNQFKDEIMGRLIRFVSAHEVGHTIGLPHNMGSSTAYPVDSLRSATFTKKYGTAPSIMDYARFNYVAQPEDKGVALMPNIGIYDKYSIKWGYRPILDKTAEEEKPVLDQWILEHAGDPMYRFGRQQFGVIDPSSQTEDIGNDAMKASMYGIANLKRIRPNLINWTAEDGQDYSELGTMYGQLLGQYNRYMGHVSANIGGVYENYKSYDQKGAVYTHVSKDHQKKAMKFLQDQLFKTPTWLIDEEIFNKIENSGSVERLRGTQVRTLNNVLDFGRLARMIENETLNGTAAYSAIDMLGDLRRGIWSELNSGRKIDTYRRNLQRAHIERLQFLMEKEQRPVPARFRRFFGGTRVDVSQSDIRAIVRADLKILRRSVKAAIGRTSNRLSRYHLQDAVERINEILDPK, encoded by the coding sequence ATGAATATAAAATTATTATCAAGAATTCTTATCGTTCTTATGACTTTGGGTGTCACAATAAATGCAGATGCACAAAGAAGAAAGAAAAAGAATAAAAAGAAGGAGGCGAAAACCGTTGCTCCACCTAAAAAAAGACCAAAAAAAGGAGGGATTCAACCTTATGCAAAGGTCGTAACAAAAAAGCATAAAACAGACGAAGGTTTGTTTAAAGTTCATGAAAAAGATCAGGCATATCTTTTTGAAATTCCAGATTCTTTACTTGGGAAAGAAATGTTAATGGTAACTAGAATTGCTAAAACAGCCAGCGGAATTGGTTTCGGTGGAGGGAAACAAAATACACAAGTATTAAGATGGGAGAAAAAGCATAAAAAGATTTTATTACGTGTAGTTTCTCATTCTGTAGTTGCAGATAGTATTTTACCAGTTCATGAAGCTGTTGTAAATTCTAATTTTGAACCAATTTTATTCTCTTTTCCAATAAAAGCGTTTAGTAAAGACTCTACAGCAACAGTTATTGATGCTACTCCTTTGTTTGCTACTGATGTTAAAGCTTTAGGTTTTCCTCAATCTAGAAGAAGACAATTTAAAATTACAAGAATGGATAAAACTAGATCTTTTGTAGATCGTGTTAGTAGTTATCCAAAAAATATTGAAGTTCGTCATGTAAAAACATACTTTTCTAGTCAACCACCATCAAACGGTAGTGTCGGTTCTATTTCATTAGAATTAAGTAACTCTATGATTTTATTACCAGAAAAACCTATGAAACGTCGTTATTTTGATAGAAGAGTAGGTTGGTTTGCTAGATCTCAAACAGATTATGGTTTAGAAGCACAGAAAAGTAAATCTGTTCGTTACTTAGATCGTTGGAGATTAGAGGTAAAAGACGAAGATATTGAGAAATTTAAAAGAGGTGAATTAGTTGAACCTAAGAAACCGATTGTTTATTATATAGATAGAGCTACGCCAGAAAAGTGGAGAAAATATATTAAGCAAGGTATTGAAGATTGGCAAGTTGCTTTTGAAGCAGCAGGATTTAAAAACGCTATCATAGCTAAAGATCCACCAAGCAAGGAAGAAGATCCGGATTGGAGCCCAGAAGATGTACGTTATTCTGTTGTACGTTATTTAGCATCTCCAATTCCAAATGCTAACGGACCGCACGTAAGTGATCCTAGATCAGGAGAAATTTTAGAATCAGACATCAATTGGTATCATAATGTAATGACATTATTACACAATTGGTATTTTATTCAAACTGCTGCAATTAATCCAGAAGCAAGATCAAATCAGTTTAAAGATGAAATTATGGGACGTTTAATTCGTTTCGTTTCTGCTCACGAAGTTGGTCATACGATTGGTTTACCTCACAACATGGGAAGTTCTACTGCTTATCCTGTAGATTCCCTACGTTCTGCTACTTTTACAAAAAAATATGGAACAGCACCTTCTATTATGGATTATGCTCGTTTCAATTACGTAGCTCAACCAGAAGATAAAGGAGTAGCGTTAATGCCAAATATTGGTATTTATGACAAGTATTCTATCAAATGGGGATATCGTCCTATTTTAGATAAAACTGCTGAAGAAGAAAAACCAGTGTTAGATCAGTGGATTTTAGAGCATGCAGGAGATCCAATGTATCGTTTCGGTAGACAACAATTTGGAGTTATTGATCCTAGTTCACAAACTGAAGATATAGGAAATGATGCCATGAAAGCAAGTATGTATGGAATTGCAAATTTAAAACGAATCCGTCCTAACTTAATAAATTGGACAGCAGAAGACGGACAAGATTATAGTGAGTTAGGAACTATGTATGGTCAGTTACTAGGACAATACAATAGATATATGGGGCATGTATCTGCTAATATTGGGGGAGTGTACGAAAACTATAAATCATATGATCAAAAAGGAGCTGTTTACACTCATGTAAGTAAAGATCATCAGAAGAAAGCAATGAAGTTTTTACAGGATCAATTATTCAAAACGCCAACCTGGTTGATTGATGAAGAAATTTTCAATAAAATTGAAAATTCAGGAAGTGTTGAGCGTTTAAGAGGAACACAAGTTAGAACATTAAACAATGTTTTAGATTTTGGAAGATTGGCTAGAATGATTGAAAACGAAACATTAAATGGAACAGCAGCGTATTCTGCAATTGATATGTTAGGAGATCTGAGAAGAGGTATTTGGAGTGAATTGAATAGTGGAAGAAAAATAGACACTTACAGAAGAAACTTACAAAGAGCACATATTGAACGTTTACAGTTTTTAATGGAAAAAGAACAACGTCCAGTCCCTGCAAGATTTAGAAGGTTTTTCGGAGGAACTAGGGTAGATGTAAGTCAGTCTGATATTAGAGCTATTGTAAGAGCAGACTTGAAAATTTTAAGAAGAAGTGTTAAAGCTGCTATAGGTAGGACTTCTAATCGTTTAAGTAGATATCATCTACAGGATGCTGTTGAAAGAATCAATGAAATATTAGATCCTAAATAG
- a CDS encoding DJ-1/PfpI family protein, with product MRKILLFVFIITLTACQQTKKAEKTPKTFPELKPNRYNVAFLIMDGTYNTELTAPYDIFQHTIFREGIRPMNVFTVADKDEPVTTFEGMRIIPDFNYLKDKLPKIDILVVPSAEHHLDTDLNNKQMIDFVKKVDKEAQFVTSHCDGAFVLAKAGLLDKKVSTTFPSDIDKMREMFPNLDIRKEVLFVHDDKYITSAGGAKSFEAALYLCELLYGKDVAKSISGGLVIDWDVTKVPHLVIK from the coding sequence ATGAGAAAAATTTTACTTTTTGTATTTATTATCACCTTAACTGCTTGTCAACAAACCAAAAAAGCAGAAAAAACTCCTAAAACTTTCCCTGAGTTAAAACCTAATAGGTACAATGTTGCATTTCTTATTATGGATGGAACTTATAATACAGAACTTACTGCTCCTTACGATATTTTTCAACATACCATTTTTAGAGAAGGAATAAGACCAATGAATGTTTTTACTGTTGCTGATAAAGATGAACCTGTTACCACTTTTGAAGGAATGCGAATTATTCCTGATTTTAATTATCTAAAAGATAAACTACCTAAAATTGATATCCTTGTTGTACCAAGTGCTGAACATCATCTAGATACTGACTTAAACAATAAACAAATGATCGATTTTGTAAAAAAGGTAGATAAAGAAGCGCAATTTGTAACCTCACATTGTGATGGTGCTTTTGTTTTAGCTAAAGCTGGTTTACTTGATAAAAAAGTTTCTACTACATTTCCTTCTGATATCGATAAGATGCGTGAAATGTTTCCTAATTTAGATATTAGAAAAGAAGTCCTTTTTGTTCATGATGATAAATACATCACCTCAGCAGGTGGAGCAAAATCTTTCGAAGCTGCTTTATATTTATGTGAACTTTTATACGGAAAAGACGTTGCTAAATCTATTTCTGGTGGATTAGTAATTGATTGGGATGTTACTAAAGTTCCACATTTAGTTATTAAATAG
- a CDS encoding DUF3667 domain-containing protein: protein MKCKNCNETIENDALFCDHCGAKVLKDRITLRFLLKELFASFGWDSYFILTIKKMFTEPHVVLREYVGGIRKRYLNPFTYLAISAALSLIIFNFFAEDFIKIQSSINSNEIEALQKIANQDLSELKDVSAEQLKKMKTEKMTAGIRLKVQDKIMTFFLKYFNLVMFLLIPMYAIISSFTYRKPYNFGEHIVINSYLMGTTMYVSILLFFLALLIHPGFYFSNLIFFTVYYMYALNKLHGYNLKQSILYFLRFLLVLLIFALILLFIVVILSLIIGVFIGIKNPDIFKQ, encoded by the coding sequence ATGAAGTGTAAAAATTGTAATGAAACAATAGAAAATGATGCCTTATTTTGTGATCATTGCGGAGCAAAAGTTTTAAAAGATCGTATTACACTTCGTTTTTTATTAAAAGAACTCTTTGCAAGTTTTGGTTGGGATAGTTATTTTATTTTAACTATTAAAAAGATGTTTACCGAGCCTCATGTTGTTTTACGAGAATATGTTGGGGGTATTAGAAAAAGATATTTAAATCCGTTTACTTATTTAGCTATCAGTGCAGCATTATCATTAATTATATTTAATTTTTTTGCTGAAGATTTTATTAAAATTCAAAGCTCTATTAATTCAAATGAAATTGAAGCACTACAAAAAATTGCAAATCAAGATTTATCTGAGTTAAAAGATGTTTCTGCCGAGCAGTTAAAAAAAATGAAAACAGAAAAAATGACTGCTGGTATTAGGCTGAAAGTACAAGATAAAATAATGACGTTTTTTCTGAAGTACTTTAATCTAGTAATGTTCTTGTTAATTCCAATGTATGCAATAATAAGTAGCTTTACGTATAGGAAACCGTACAATTTTGGAGAACATATAGTAATAAATAGTTACTTAATGGGAACTACAATGTATGTGTCAATTTTACTGTTTTTCTTAGCTCTTTTGATACATCCTGGATTTTACTTTTCTAATTTAATTTTCTTTACTGTTTATTATATGTATGCTTTAAATAAATTGCATGGATACAATTTAAAGCAAAGTATACTTTACTTTTTAAGGTTTTTATTGGTATTATTAATTTTTGCTTTAATACTACTATTTATAGTTGTGATATTAAGCTTAATCATCGGTGTTTTCATAGGAATTAAAAATCCAGATATCTTTAAACAGTAA
- a CDS encoding YgiQ family radical SAM protein, with protein sequence MRIRRLSDWLPTTNKEVKLRGWDELDVILFSGDAYVDHPSFGPAVIGRILESYGLRVAIVPQPNVNDNLQDFSKLGTPRLFFAITGGCMDPMVSNYTANKKKRDKDAYTPNGDIGFRPDYATSVYSKILKEKFPDVPVLIGGIEASLRRVTHYDYWSDKLLPSILETSKADMLVYGMGEQPLREIVELLQKGVPFSSLRTIKQTAFLVNPDEKTPKNKNWEDVEIASHQACLKDKKTFASNFKIIEQESNKLIARRIFQQIGDKKLVINPPFPTMTENEIDASFDLPYTRLPHPKYNKRGPIPAFEMIKFSINIHRGCFGGCSFCTISAHQGKFIASRSQESVLKEVDKVAQMDDFKGYLSDIGGPSANMYKMKGKIQSICDKCVAPSCISPVICSNLDTSHKPLTELYKAVDAHPKVKKSFIGSGIRHDMLVPEFNKNADPQELDDYTEEVMKNHVSGRLKVAPEHTSDPVLKLMRKPSFTYFHKFKDRFDRLNKKNKLKLQLIPYFISSHPACEPEDMANLAAETKDMGFQLEQVQGFTPTPMTVATVIYYSGYHPYTLKPVKTAKTRQEKLDQHKFFFWYKKENRKWIKDTLTKVGKTDLVKKLLPEDKSWRKNKPGKTKNTFNDTVTSVKESRRKNKGFKKKRRR encoded by the coding sequence ATGAGGATAAGAAGACTTTCTGACTGGTTACCAACGACTAACAAAGAAGTAAAACTTCGTGGTTGGGATGAATTAGATGTGATTTTGTTTAGTGGAGATGCGTATGTTGATCATCCGTCATTTGGTCCTGCAGTAATTGGACGTATATTAGAAAGCTATGGTTTACGTGTTGCAATTGTTCCACAACCTAATGTAAACGATAACTTACAGGATTTTTCAAAATTAGGAACTCCTAGACTTTTCTTTGCAATTACTGGTGGATGTATGGATCCAATGGTTAGTAATTACACGGCAAACAAAAAGAAAAGAGATAAAGATGCCTATACACCTAATGGTGATATTGGTTTTAGACCAGACTATGCCACTTCTGTATACTCAAAAATATTAAAGGAAAAGTTCCCAGATGTTCCTGTGCTTATTGGTGGAATTGAAGCTTCTTTACGAAGAGTAACACATTACGATTATTGGTCGGATAAGTTACTTCCTTCTATTTTAGAAACTTCTAAAGCCGACATGTTAGTGTATGGAATGGGAGAACAACCGCTACGTGAAATTGTAGAATTATTACAAAAAGGTGTTCCTTTCTCTAGTTTACGAACGATTAAACAAACTGCTTTTTTAGTAAATCCTGACGAAAAAACTCCTAAGAATAAGAATTGGGAAGATGTAGAAATTGCTTCTCATCAAGCCTGTTTAAAAGATAAAAAAACATTTGCATCTAATTTTAAAATCATAGAGCAAGAATCCAATAAGTTAATTGCTCGACGTATTTTTCAACAAATTGGAGATAAAAAATTAGTCATCAATCCTCCTTTTCCAACAATGACGGAAAACGAAATTGATGCTTCTTTTGATTTACCATATACGAGGTTACCGCATCCGAAATACAATAAGCGCGGACCAATTCCTGCTTTTGAAATGATTAAGTTCTCAATTAATATTCATAGAGGATGTTTTGGTGGTTGTAGTTTCTGTACAATTTCTGCACATCAAGGAAAATTTATTGCCAGTAGAAGTCAGGAATCTGTTTTAAAAGAAGTTGATAAAGTTGCTCAAATGGACGACTTTAAAGGATATTTATCTGATATCGGTGGACCTTCTGCTAACATGTATAAGATGAAAGGAAAAATACAATCGATTTGTGACAAATGTGTTGCTCCATCTTGTATTTCACCTGTTATCTGTAGTAATTTAGATACTTCTCATAAACCATTAACAGAGTTATATAAAGCTGTTGATGCTCATCCGAAAGTAAAAAAATCATTTATTGGAAGTGGAATTCGCCATGACATGTTAGTTCCTGAATTCAATAAAAATGCTGATCCGCAAGAATTAGATGATTATACTGAAGAAGTGATGAAAAATCATGTTTCTGGACGATTAAAAGTTGCTCCAGAACATACTTCAGATCCTGTTTTAAAATTAATGCGTAAACCATCTTTTACGTATTTCCATAAGTTTAAAGATCGTTTTGATCGTTTGAATAAAAAGAACAAACTGAAACTTCAGTTAATTCCGTATTTCATTTCAAGTCACCCAGCTTGTGAACCAGAAGATATGGCAAATTTAGCTGCGGAAACTAAAGATATGGGATTCCAGTTAGAACAAGTTCAAGGATTTACTCCTACTCCAATGACTGTTGCTACAGTTATTTACTATAGTGGTTATCATCCGTATACTTTAAAACCAGTTAAAACTGCGAAAACGCGTCAGGAAAAATTAGATCAGCATAAGTTTTTCTTTTGGTACAAAAAGGAAAATAGAAAGTGGATTAAAGACACGTTGACTAAAGTTGGAAAAACAGATTTAGTTAAAAAGTTATTACCTGAAGATAAATCTTGGAGAAAGAATAAACCTGGTAAAACAAAAAACACGTTTAACGACACGGTAACTAGCGTAAAGGAATCGAGAAGAAAAAACAAAGGATTTAAAAAGAAAAGAAGACGATAG
- a CDS encoding DUF1801 domain-containing protein produces MKSLEEFYYNQEDEVKECLLALKSIILKYNAEFTHKWYYRLPCFMYKNQIFCYLWIDKKSKTPYIAIGKGIHINHPDLIKEKRTFTSKLMVEIHQDIPTTKIYTIFDEVMKLY; encoded by the coding sequence ATGAAATCTTTAGAAGAGTTTTATTACAATCAAGAAGATGAAGTAAAAGAGTGTTTGCTGGCATTAAAAAGTATTATATTAAAGTACAATGCAGAATTCACACACAAATGGTATTATCGATTGCCTTGCTTTATGTATAAGAATCAGATATTTTGTTATTTGTGGATTGATAAAAAAAGTAAAACGCCTTATATCGCTATCGGAAAAGGAATTCATATTAATCATCCAGATTTGATAAAAGAAAAACGAACCTTTACATCAAAATTAATGGTTGAAATACACCAAGATATTCCAACCACTAAAATTTATACTATTTTCGATGAAGTGATGAAATTATATTAA
- a CDS encoding YceI family protein yields MKNLFNKGLGIALIALFTVSFTTIKKERKQINISESNVEWKAYKVTGSHKGIVNIKSGYLSLDDGKLSGGSITIDMTTINTTDLTGEYKNKLDGHLKSGDFFGVEKYNTSTLDFTKVKVKGKNAYEVTGKLTIKGITKSVKFLISIYGNKATASLKVDRTKYDIKYGSSSFFDNLKDKAIYDEFDLVAELQLK; encoded by the coding sequence ATGAAGAATTTATTCAACAAAGGATTAGGAATTGCTTTAATAGCTCTTTTTACAGTTTCTTTTACAACAATTAAAAAAGAAAGAAAACAAATTAATATCAGTGAAAGTAATGTTGAATGGAAAGCTTATAAAGTAACAGGTTCTCACAAAGGAATAGTGAATATTAAATCAGGATATTTAAGTCTTGATGATGGTAAATTGTCTGGAGGATCAATTACGATTGATATGACAACTATCAATACTACAGATTTAACGGGAGAGTATAAAAACAAGTTAGATGGTCATTTAAAGTCAGGAGATTTCTTTGGTGTAGAAAAATACAATACTTCAACTTTAGATTTTACTAAAGTGAAGGTTAAAGGAAAGAATGCATACGAAGTAACAGGGAAACTAACTATTAAAGGAATTACGAAATCTGTGAAATTTTTAATTTCTATTTATGGAAATAAAGCCACAGCTTCATTAAAAGTTGATAGAACAAAATATGATATTAAATACGGTTCATCTAGTTTTTTCGATAACTTAAAAGATAAAGCTATTTACGATGAGTTCGATTTAGTTGCTGAATTACAGTTGAAATAA
- a CDS encoding Crp/Fnr family transcriptional regulator has product MEHTLALIRYINKIVELNSNEEQIIIDALTHRKYLKDQYIVQQGDVCKCINFILTGCTKTSYLDSNGHEHIVMFSIEDWWTSDMGSFITQTPADYNIQCIENTELLQLNYTTVEELFKKVPKLERCFRKITERALVASQKRIITNFSETAKERYLIFKENYPKIEKRVPQYLLASYLGITKEFLSRIKSQLARETKS; this is encoded by the coding sequence TTGGAACACACACTAGCACTTATCCGTTATATCAATAAAATAGTTGAGCTAAATTCAAATGAAGAACAAATTATAATTGATGCTTTAACACACAGAAAATACTTAAAAGATCAATACATAGTTCAGCAAGGAGACGTTTGTAAATGCATTAATTTTATATTAACAGGATGTACTAAAACATCTTATTTAGATTCTAATGGTCATGAGCATATTGTAATGTTTTCTATAGAAGATTGGTGGACTTCAGATATGGGGAGTTTTATAACCCAAACACCAGCAGATTATAATATTCAGTGTATCGAAAATACAGAGTTGCTACAGTTAAACTACACTACCGTAGAAGAATTGTTTAAAAAAGTACCAAAGCTCGAACGTTGTTTTAGAAAAATAACAGAACGCGCTTTAGTAGCTTCTCAAAAGAGAATTATAACAAACTTTAGTGAAACTGCTAAAGAAAGATATTTAATTTTTAAAGAGAATTATCCAAAAATAGAAAAGAGAGTTCCGCAATACTTACTAGCATCTTATTTAGGAATTACAAAAGAATTTTTGAGTAGAATTAAAAGCCAACTCGCTAGAGAAACAAAAAGTTAA
- a CDS encoding type 1 glutamine amidotransferase domain-containing protein has product MKKVLFVLTSHDKLGNTEEKTGFWVEEFASPYYYLADKDVAVTLASPKGGQPPIDPKSELPDFQTPATERFNKDTELQNKLANTKVLNEVKSEDFDAIFYPGGHGPLWDLAEDKDSVRLIEDFYNNNKPVGAVCHAPAIFKNTTSNGESLVKGKKVTGFSNTEEEAVQLTEVVPFLVENMLQENGGEYSKAEDWHPYAVEDGHLITGQNPASSELVAELLLKQL; this is encoded by the coding sequence ATGAAAAAAGTATTATTTGTTTTAACTAGCCATGATAAGCTAGGAAATACAGAAGAAAAAACAGGTTTTTGGGTAGAAGAGTTTGCTAGCCCGTATTACTATTTAGCAGATAAAGATGTAGCTGTTACATTAGCTTCACCTAAAGGAGGACAACCTCCAATTGATCCTAAAAGTGAGTTGCCAGATTTTCAAACACCGGCAACAGAACGCTTTAATAAGGATACAGAACTTCAAAATAAATTAGCAAATACAAAAGTATTAAACGAAGTAAAATCAGAAGATTTTGACGCTATTTTTTATCCAGGAGGACACGGGCCACTTTGGGATTTAGCAGAAGATAAAGATTCAGTTCGTTTAATTGAGGATTTTTACAATAATAACAAGCCAGTAGGTGCTGTGTGTCACGCGCCAGCTATATTTAAAAATACAACGAGTAATGGAGAGTCTTTAGTGAAAGGAAAAAAAGTTACAGGTTTTAGTAATACAGAAGAAGAAGCTGTTCAGTTAACAGAAGTAGTTCCTTTTTTAGTAGAAAATATGTTACAAGAAAATGGAGGTGAATATTCTAAAGCAGAAGACTGGCATCCATATGCAGTAGAAGACGGACATTTAATTACTGGTCAAAACCCAGCATCATCAGAATTAGTTGCAGAATTATTATTAAAGCAATTATAA
- a CDS encoding Crp/Fnr family transcriptional regulator, protein MLSNTIVTTIFKNLELNKTEKEIILSKLNYIQVKKGQLLIAQNHDVKDQFFVLNGCLRTYHLDDLGKEHTLQFAIKDWWISDYIALWTSKKSVLNVECIQDAELVKISQEDLEQLFLEVPKLNLFFRQKLQKAFVRQEKRILSNLTKSAKERYLDFIRVYPDFEKHIKNFHIASYLGITTESLSRIRKEISLKA, encoded by the coding sequence ATGTTATCTAATACTATTGTAACAACCATATTTAAAAATCTTGAGTTAAATAAAACTGAAAAAGAAATTATACTTTCAAAGTTGAATTATATTCAAGTTAAAAAAGGCCAACTATTAATTGCTCAAAATCATGATGTTAAAGATCAGTTTTTTGTGTTAAATGGATGTTTAAGAACCTATCATTTAGATGATTTAGGCAAAGAACATACACTACAATTTGCAATTAAAGATTGGTGGATAAGTGATTATATTGCCTTGTGGACAAGTAAAAAGTCGGTTTTAAATGTAGAGTGTATTCAAGATGCAGAGTTAGTGAAAATAAGTCAAGAAGATTTAGAACAACTTTTCTTGGAAGTTCCAAAATTAAATCTTTTTTTCAGACAAAAATTACAAAAGGCTTTTGTACGACAAGAGAAACGAATTTTATCAAATTTGACTAAATCTGCCAAAGAACGTTACTTAGATTTCATAAGAGTATATCCAGATTTCGAAAAACATATAAAAAACTTTCATATTGCTTCTTACTTAGGAATTACGACTGAAAGTTTAAGTAGAATACGAAAAGAAATTTCATTAAAAGCATAA
- the sigZ gene encoding RNA polymerase sigma factor SigZ, translating into MNTYEVWTNYNEDLKRFITSKVKNEAVIEDILQDTFIKIHSKLPTLKDPSKLKSWVFTIARNTVYDYFKSKGKTVTFDTVEVEFEEENKEHTERDCLSGIIKNLPKKYRTPLFLYDIKGIKQQEIAEQLNLPLSTIKSQIQRGRKLIAKGFMDCCGYTINENGKLVGEIQDREDCKVCK; encoded by the coding sequence ATGAATACTTATGAAGTTTGGACTAATTATAATGAGGATTTAAAGCGTTTCATTACAAGTAAAGTTAAAAATGAAGCTGTTATAGAAGATATCTTACAAGATACTTTCATAAAAATTCATAGCAAATTACCTACTTTAAAAGATCCATCAAAATTAAAATCTTGGGTTTTTACCATCGCAAGAAATACAGTATACGATTACTTTAAATCTAAAGGTAAAACAGTAACATTTGATACTGTAGAAGTTGAGTTTGAAGAAGAAAATAAAGAACACACAGAACGAGATTGTTTGTCTGGGATAATTAAAAATCTACCTAAAAAATATAGAACTCCACTTTTTTTGTATGATATTAAAGGAATCAAACAGCAAGAAATTGCAGAACAGTTAAACTTACCATTATCAACGATTAAATCTCAAATTCAAAGAGGAAGAAAATTAATAGCAAAAGGTTTTATGGATTGTTGTGGTTATACCATAAATGAAAATGGTAAATTAGTAGGCGAAATACAGGATCGAGAGGACTGTAAAGTTTGCAAATAA